Proteins from a single region of Oreochromis niloticus isolate F11D_XX linkage group LG7, O_niloticus_UMD_NMBU, whole genome shotgun sequence:
- the kcnt1a gene encoding potassium channel subfamily T member 1 isoform X3: MEQLESEVPPLPPRFRFRDLLLGDQSFPNDDRVQVEFYVNENTFKERLKLFFIKNQRSSLRIRVFNFSLKLLTCLLYIIRVMTDNPAQSAGASHSAAQQNAPSGNNKCVDCQWNGSVQDREINWELIFWVDRKVPVWAIQVIVAIISFLETMLLMYLSYKGNIWEQIFQVSFLLEMINTVPFIITIFWPSIRNIFIPVFLNCWLAKCALENMINDVHRAIQRTNSAMFNQVLILICTLLCLVFTGTCGIQHLERAGKNLSLFTSFYFCIVTFSTVGFGDVTPRIWPSQLLVVIMICVALVVLPLQFEELIYLWMERQKSGGNYSRHRAQTEKHVVLCVSALKIDLLMDFLNEFYAHPRLQDYYVVILCPTEMDLQVRRVLQIPLWSQRVIYLQGSVLKDQDLLRAKMDDAEACFILSSRNEVDRMAADHQTILRAWAVKDFAPNCPLYVQILKPENKFHVKFADHVVCEEEFKYAMLALNCVCPATSTLVTLLVHTSRGREGQQSPEQWQRMYGCCSGNEVYHIKVCDSKFFGEYNGKSFTYASFHAHKKYGVCLIGIKREDNKSILLNPGPRHIMASTDTCYYINITKEENSAFIFNQEEKKGGPAGGLFDGPSQLPVHSIIASMGTVAMDLQNTTPPDASVGKLVPPTVNGAGSRRPSIAPVQELADSASILPCDLLSDQSEDDSVFTDEKGHSSTEYVKGYPPNSPYIGSSPTLCHLLAEKAPFCCLRLDQGCRHNSFEDAKAYGFKNKLIIVSAETAGNGLYNFIVPLRAYYRPRKELNPIVLLLDNPPDNHFLEAICCFPMVYYMAGSIDNLDSLLQCGIIYADNLVVVDKESTMSAEEDYMADAKTIVNVQTMFRLFPSLSIITELTHPSNMRFMQFRAKDCYSLALSKLEKKERDKGSNLAFMFRLPFAAGRVFSISMLDTLLYQSFVKDYMILIARLLLGLDTTPGSGYLCAMKVKEEDLWIGTYGRLFQKLCSSSAEIPIGIYRTESHIFCTSESQVSVSVDDCEDTKDKGDESRNNDPSDHPLLRKKSMQWARRLSKKSVRWQGASRDSSKENAQRIAQQRLNLYRRSEREELSELVRNRMRHLGLPTSGYDDLTNLTASDVMNRVNLGYLQDEQNDHQNTLSYVLINPSPDTRLELNDVVYLIRSDPLAHVPEEPPVHSSSLKERHESSMDTREDTQL; the protein is encoded by the exons ATGGAGCAGCTAGAGAGCGAGGTGCCTCCTCTGCCGCCCCGTTTCCGCTTCAGAGACCTTCTTCTTGGGGACCAGAGCTTCCCGAATGATGACAG GGTGCAGGTAGAGTTTTATGTGAATGAAAACACCTTCAAGGAGCGCCTGAAGCTTTTCTTCATCAAAAATCAAAGATCAA GCCTCAGGATTCGTGTGTTCAACTTCTCCCTGAAGCTGCTCACCTGTCTGCTGTACATCATCAGAGTGATGACAGACAACCCCGCTCAGAGCGCAGGCGCCAGCCACAGCGCCGCGCAGCAAAACGCTCCCAGTGGCAACAACAAAtg TGTCGACTGTCAGTGGAACGGTTCAGTGCAGGACAGAGAAATTAACTG GGAGTTGATCTTCTGGGTGGATAGGAAGGTTCCTGTCTGGGCCATTCAA GTGATTGTGGCCATCATTAGTTTCCTGGAGACTATGTTACTAATGTATCTGAGTTACAAG gGGAACATTTGGGAGCAGATATTCCAGGTGTCCTTTCTTCTGGAGATGATCAACACAGTTCCCTTCATCATTACG ATTTTCTGGCCCTCGATAAGGAACATTTTCATTCCTGTGTTTCTCAACTGCTGGCTGGCCAAATGTGCTTTGGAGAATATGATC AACGATGTCCATCGAGCGATCCAGAGGACCAACTCAGCCATGTTTAACCAGGTCCTCATTCTGATCTGCACCCTGCTCTGCCTCGTCTTCACTGG CACGTGTGGGATTCAGCACCTGGAACGAGCAGGCAAAAACCTCTCCCTCTTCACTTCGTTCTACTTCTGCATTGTCACCTTCTCCACTGTGGGCTTCGGAGATGTGACTCCCCGCATATGGCCTTCCCAGTTACTGGTAGTCATCATGATCTGCGTGGCCCTGGTGGTGCTGCCTCTTCAG TTTGAAGAGCTGATCTACCTGTGGATGGAGAGACAGAAGTCTGGGGGGAATTACAGCCGCCACAGagcacagacagagaaacaTGTTGTGCTGTGTGTCAGCGCACTCAAAATAGACCTGCTCATGGATTTTCTCAATGAATTCTACGCTCATCCACGACTGCAG GATTACTATGTGGTGATCCTGTGCCCAACTGAAATGGACCTCCAGGTGCGAAGGGTGCTGCAGATCCCTCTGTGGTCTCAAAGAGTCATCTATCTGCAAGGGTCTGTCCTCAAAGATCAGGATCTGCTTAGAGCCAA AATGGATGATGCAGAGGCTTGTTTCATATTGAGCAGTCGTAACGAGGTGGATCGCATGGCTGCG GACCATCAGACCATCCTAAGAGCTTGGGCAGTGAAAGACTTTGCTCCAAATTGTCCCCTATATGTCCAGATACTCAAACCTGAAAATAAGTTCCATGTTAAATTCGCAG ATCATGTTGTTTGCGAGGAAGAGTTCAAGTACGCCATGCTGGCTCTCAACTGTGTTTGCCCTGCCACCTCCACTTTGGTCACACTCCTTGTACACACTTCCCGTGGACG AGAAGGACAGCAATCCCCGGAGCAGTGGCAGAGGATGTATGGATGTTGCTCCGGCAACGAGGTCTACCACATCAAAGTGTGTGACAGCAAGTTCTTTGGAGAGTACAATGGCAAAAGCTTCACATATGCCTCCTTTCATGCTCACAAGAA GTATGGTGTTTGTCTGATTGGTATAAAGAGGGAAGACAACAAGAGCATCCTGTTAAACCCTGGGCCACGCCACATCATGGCTTCTACAGACACCTGCTACTACATCAACATCACCAAGGAGGAAAACTCAGCCTTCATCTTCAACCAGGAGGAGAAGAAGGGTGGTCCTGCTGGGGGACTCTTTGATGGGCCTTCACAGCTTCCTGTCCACAGCATCATTGCCAGCATGg GTACGGTTGCCATGGATCTTCAGAATACAACCCCTCCTGACGCTTCAGTAGGTAAACTGGTCCCACCTACAGTAAATGGAGCTGGAAGCCGTAGGCCGAGCATTGCTCCGGTTCAGGAATTAGCAGACTCTGCCTCAATCTTGCCATGTGATCTGctaagtgaccaatcagaagatGACTCAGTCTTCACAGATGAAAAAGGCCACTCATCTACAGA GTATGTGAAAGGTTATCCCCCTAACTCTCCGTACATTGGGAGCTCGCCCACCTTGTGCCATCTGTTGGCTGAAAAAGCCCCGTTTTGCTGCCTACGTCTGGACCAG GGGTGCAGGCACAACAGCTTCGAGGATGCCAAAGCGTACGGGTTTAAAAACAAGCTCATAATCGTTTCGGCCGAAACAGCAGGGAATGGTCTCTATAACTTCATAGTGCCTCTCAGAGCCTATTACAGACCCAGGAAAGAACTCAACCCTATTGTCTTGCTGTTGGATAACCC GCCTGATAATCACTTCTTGGAGGCCATCTGCTGTTTCCCAATGGTCTACTACATGGCTGGATCCATAGACAA TCTGGACAGCCTGCtccagtgtgggatcatctacGCCGATAACCTGGTCGTTGTGGATAAAGAGAGCACCATGAGCGCCGAGGAAGACTACATGGCCGATGCCAAAACTATTGTCAATGTGCAGACAATGTTCAG GTTGTTTCCCAGTCTCAGTATAATCACAGAGCTTACTCACCCATCCAACATGAGATTCATGCAGTTCAGAGCGAAGGACTGCTACTCATTGGCTCTCTCTAAGTTGGAAAAG AAGGAGCGTGATAAAGGCTCCAACTTGGCCTTCATGTTTCGCCTACCCTTCGCTGCGGGCAGAGTCTTCAGTATCAGCATGCTGGACACCCTCCTCTACCAG TCTTTTGTGAAAGATTACATGATCCTTATTGCAAGACTGCTGCTGGGGCTGGATACCACCCCAGGATCAGGATACCTGTGTGCT ATGAAAGTAAAAGAGGAGGATCTGTGGATTGGCACTTACGGGAGACTGTTCCAGAAGCTCTGCTCTTCTAGTGCTGAAATTCCTATTGGGATCTATCGAActgagtcacacattttctgtacTTCTGAG TCGCAGGTGTCAGTCAGCGTTGATGACTGCGAGGACACAAAGGATAAAGGGGACGAGTCTCGCAACAACGACCCGTCCGATCACCCCCTGCTGAGGAAGAAGAGCATGCAGTGGGCTCGGCGTCTGAGTAAGAAAAGTGTGCGGTGGCAGGGGGCAAGCCGGGATTCGAGCAAAGAAAACGCCCAGCGCATTGCCCAGCAGCGCCTCAACCTCTACAGGCGCTCTGAGAGGGAAGAGCTGTCAGAACTGGTCCGCAACCGCATGAGGCACCTGGGCCTCCCCACATCTGGATATG ATGACCTGACAAATCTGACAGCCAGTGATGTCATGAACAGAGTTAATCTGGGTTACCTACAAG atgAACAGAACGATCACCAAAATACTCTCTCCTATGTTCTTATTAACCCATCTCCTGACACTAGGCTGGAGCTCAACGATGTTGT CTACTTGATTCGTTCGGACCCTCTGGCTCACGTCCCCGAGGAGCCTCCTGTccacagcagcagcctgaaagAGAGACATGAGTCCAGCATGGACACCAGAGAGGACACCCAGCTCTGA
- the kcnt1a gene encoding potassium channel subfamily T member 1 isoform X4 encodes MDPEILIPTWRSDAFGSGDAGQRVQVEFYVNENTFKERLKLFFIKNQRSSLRIRVFNFSLKLLTCLLYIIRVMTDNPAQSAGASHSAAQQNAPSGNNKCVDCQWNGSVQDREINWELIFWVDRKVPVWAIQVIVAIISFLETMLLMYLSYKGNIWEQIFQVSFLLEMINTVPFIITIFWPSIRNIFIPVFLNCWLAKCALENMINDVHRAIQRTNSAMFNQVLILICTLLCLVFTGTCGIQHLERAGKNLSLFTSFYFCIVTFSTVGFGDVTPRIWPSQLLVVIMICVALVVLPLQFEELIYLWMERQKSGGNYSRHRAQTEKHVVLCVSALKIDLLMDFLNEFYAHPRLQDYYVVILCPTEMDLQVRRVLQIPLWSQRVIYLQGSVLKDQDLLRAKMDDAEACFILSSRNEVDRMAADHQTILRAWAVKDFAPNCPLYVQILKPENKFHVKFADHVVCEEEFKYAMLALNCVCPATSTLVTLLVHTSRGREGQQSPEQWQRMYGCCSGNEVYHIKVCDSKFFGEYNGKSFTYASFHAHKKYGVCLIGIKREDNKSILLNPGPRHIMASTDTCYYINITKEENSAFIFNQEEKKGGPAGGLFDGPSQLPVHSIIASMGTVAMDLQNTTPPDASVGKLVPPTVNGAGSRRPSIAPVQELADSASILPCDLLSDQSEDDSVFTDEKGHSSTEYVKGYPPNSPYIGSSPTLCHLLAEKAPFCCLRLDQGCRHNSFEDAKAYGFKNKLIIVSAETAGNGLYNFIVPLRAYYRPRKELNPIVLLLDNPPDNHFLEAICCFPMVYYMAGSIDNLDSLLQCGIIYADNLVVVDKESTMSAEEDYMADAKTIVNVQTMFRLFPSLSIITELTHPSNMRFMQFRAKDCYSLALSKLEKKERDKGSNLAFMFRLPFAAGRVFSISMLDTLLYQSFVKDYMILIARLLLGLDTTPGSGYLCAMKVKEEDLWIGTYGRLFQKLCSSSAEIPIGIYRTESHIFCTSESQVSVSVDDCEDTKDKGDESRNNDPSDHPLLRKKSMQWARRLSKKSVRWQGASRDSSKENAQRIAQQRLNLYRRSEREELSELVRNRMRHLGLPTSGYDDLTNLTASDVMNRVNLGYLQDEQNDHQNTLSYVLINPSPDTRLELNDVVYLIRSDPLAHVPEEPPVHSSSLKERHESSMDTREDTQL; translated from the exons ATGGATCCGGAGATCCTCATCCCAACCTGGAGGTCGGACGCGTTTGGTAGTGGTGACGCTGGGCAGAG GGTGCAGGTAGAGTTTTATGTGAATGAAAACACCTTCAAGGAGCGCCTGAAGCTTTTCTTCATCAAAAATCAAAGATCAA GCCTCAGGATTCGTGTGTTCAACTTCTCCCTGAAGCTGCTCACCTGTCTGCTGTACATCATCAGAGTGATGACAGACAACCCCGCTCAGAGCGCAGGCGCCAGCCACAGCGCCGCGCAGCAAAACGCTCCCAGTGGCAACAACAAAtg TGTCGACTGTCAGTGGAACGGTTCAGTGCAGGACAGAGAAATTAACTG GGAGTTGATCTTCTGGGTGGATAGGAAGGTTCCTGTCTGGGCCATTCAA GTGATTGTGGCCATCATTAGTTTCCTGGAGACTATGTTACTAATGTATCTGAGTTACAAG gGGAACATTTGGGAGCAGATATTCCAGGTGTCCTTTCTTCTGGAGATGATCAACACAGTTCCCTTCATCATTACG ATTTTCTGGCCCTCGATAAGGAACATTTTCATTCCTGTGTTTCTCAACTGCTGGCTGGCCAAATGTGCTTTGGAGAATATGATC AACGATGTCCATCGAGCGATCCAGAGGACCAACTCAGCCATGTTTAACCAGGTCCTCATTCTGATCTGCACCCTGCTCTGCCTCGTCTTCACTGG CACGTGTGGGATTCAGCACCTGGAACGAGCAGGCAAAAACCTCTCCCTCTTCACTTCGTTCTACTTCTGCATTGTCACCTTCTCCACTGTGGGCTTCGGAGATGTGACTCCCCGCATATGGCCTTCCCAGTTACTGGTAGTCATCATGATCTGCGTGGCCCTGGTGGTGCTGCCTCTTCAG TTTGAAGAGCTGATCTACCTGTGGATGGAGAGACAGAAGTCTGGGGGGAATTACAGCCGCCACAGagcacagacagagaaacaTGTTGTGCTGTGTGTCAGCGCACTCAAAATAGACCTGCTCATGGATTTTCTCAATGAATTCTACGCTCATCCACGACTGCAG GATTACTATGTGGTGATCCTGTGCCCAACTGAAATGGACCTCCAGGTGCGAAGGGTGCTGCAGATCCCTCTGTGGTCTCAAAGAGTCATCTATCTGCAAGGGTCTGTCCTCAAAGATCAGGATCTGCTTAGAGCCAA AATGGATGATGCAGAGGCTTGTTTCATATTGAGCAGTCGTAACGAGGTGGATCGCATGGCTGCG GACCATCAGACCATCCTAAGAGCTTGGGCAGTGAAAGACTTTGCTCCAAATTGTCCCCTATATGTCCAGATACTCAAACCTGAAAATAAGTTCCATGTTAAATTCGCAG ATCATGTTGTTTGCGAGGAAGAGTTCAAGTACGCCATGCTGGCTCTCAACTGTGTTTGCCCTGCCACCTCCACTTTGGTCACACTCCTTGTACACACTTCCCGTGGACG AGAAGGACAGCAATCCCCGGAGCAGTGGCAGAGGATGTATGGATGTTGCTCCGGCAACGAGGTCTACCACATCAAAGTGTGTGACAGCAAGTTCTTTGGAGAGTACAATGGCAAAAGCTTCACATATGCCTCCTTTCATGCTCACAAGAA GTATGGTGTTTGTCTGATTGGTATAAAGAGGGAAGACAACAAGAGCATCCTGTTAAACCCTGGGCCACGCCACATCATGGCTTCTACAGACACCTGCTACTACATCAACATCACCAAGGAGGAAAACTCAGCCTTCATCTTCAACCAGGAGGAGAAGAAGGGTGGTCCTGCTGGGGGACTCTTTGATGGGCCTTCACAGCTTCCTGTCCACAGCATCATTGCCAGCATGg GTACGGTTGCCATGGATCTTCAGAATACAACCCCTCCTGACGCTTCAGTAGGTAAACTGGTCCCACCTACAGTAAATGGAGCTGGAAGCCGTAGGCCGAGCATTGCTCCGGTTCAGGAATTAGCAGACTCTGCCTCAATCTTGCCATGTGATCTGctaagtgaccaatcagaagatGACTCAGTCTTCACAGATGAAAAAGGCCACTCATCTACAGA GTATGTGAAAGGTTATCCCCCTAACTCTCCGTACATTGGGAGCTCGCCCACCTTGTGCCATCTGTTGGCTGAAAAAGCCCCGTTTTGCTGCCTACGTCTGGACCAG GGGTGCAGGCACAACAGCTTCGAGGATGCCAAAGCGTACGGGTTTAAAAACAAGCTCATAATCGTTTCGGCCGAAACAGCAGGGAATGGTCTCTATAACTTCATAGTGCCTCTCAGAGCCTATTACAGACCCAGGAAAGAACTCAACCCTATTGTCTTGCTGTTGGATAACCC GCCTGATAATCACTTCTTGGAGGCCATCTGCTGTTTCCCAATGGTCTACTACATGGCTGGATCCATAGACAA TCTGGACAGCCTGCtccagtgtgggatcatctacGCCGATAACCTGGTCGTTGTGGATAAAGAGAGCACCATGAGCGCCGAGGAAGACTACATGGCCGATGCCAAAACTATTGTCAATGTGCAGACAATGTTCAG GTTGTTTCCCAGTCTCAGTATAATCACAGAGCTTACTCACCCATCCAACATGAGATTCATGCAGTTCAGAGCGAAGGACTGCTACTCATTGGCTCTCTCTAAGTTGGAAAAG AAGGAGCGTGATAAAGGCTCCAACTTGGCCTTCATGTTTCGCCTACCCTTCGCTGCGGGCAGAGTCTTCAGTATCAGCATGCTGGACACCCTCCTCTACCAG TCTTTTGTGAAAGATTACATGATCCTTATTGCAAGACTGCTGCTGGGGCTGGATACCACCCCAGGATCAGGATACCTGTGTGCT ATGAAAGTAAAAGAGGAGGATCTGTGGATTGGCACTTACGGGAGACTGTTCCAGAAGCTCTGCTCTTCTAGTGCTGAAATTCCTATTGGGATCTATCGAActgagtcacacattttctgtacTTCTGAG TCGCAGGTGTCAGTCAGCGTTGATGACTGCGAGGACACAAAGGATAAAGGGGACGAGTCTCGCAACAACGACCCGTCCGATCACCCCCTGCTGAGGAAGAAGAGCATGCAGTGGGCTCGGCGTCTGAGTAAGAAAAGTGTGCGGTGGCAGGGGGCAAGCCGGGATTCGAGCAAAGAAAACGCCCAGCGCATTGCCCAGCAGCGCCTCAACCTCTACAGGCGCTCTGAGAGGGAAGAGCTGTCAGAACTGGTCCGCAACCGCATGAGGCACCTGGGCCTCCCCACATCTGGATATG ATGACCTGACAAATCTGACAGCCAGTGATGTCATGAACAGAGTTAATCTGGGTTACCTACAAG atgAACAGAACGATCACCAAAATACTCTCTCCTATGTTCTTATTAACCCATCTCCTGACACTAGGCTGGAGCTCAACGATGTTGT CTACTTGATTCGTTCGGACCCTCTGGCTCACGTCCCCGAGGAGCCTCCTGTccacagcagcagcctgaaagAGAGACATGAGTCCAGCATGGACACCAGAGAGGACACCCAGCTCTGA